From the genome of Blautia hydrogenotrophica DSM 10507:
TGAGGCGAAAACGCCACAAATTGCTGCATTACGTTCTGAAAATCCGAGACGCATTGAACCTCATAGCCCCAGGATTCCAAATGCTTATACATCGTCCTGGCAATCACCAGATCATCTTCCACAATCAAAATCTTATACATAATTTTCTCCTATTCATAAAGTGGGCAAGCCCGCTTCAACTCCTCCATTCCCTCGCTCTTGAGGGGTGCGCCCCACTTTACGTACCGACGCAACACTACAAAACAGGGAGTACATTCTGGAAACTCTCCCAACATTGTACTCCCAGTCTTATCTTATCAAAATTTGAGGCTTTTCACAAGGTCTTATTATCTGCCGTACTCTCCCATAGTAACAGTTCAGCCAGCGCCATTCGTAAAACAGCACTGCGTGCTTATCGTGGCTGACGCCACCGTTTTACTCATTCTGTAGATGCGTTTTTTATTCCCTAAAATATTGCCTGTCTCTCCTAATACCTGTATACTAAAATTGGTGTGTCTTTTTCACACCGGACACTTTACACATAAGAGGAGGCTATTGTATGATTATTGATTTTCATACCCACATTTTTCCAGATGCATTAGCTCCAAGAGTGATTCCTAACCTGACACATATCATCAGCGAGAACCCCAGCATGAACGGCACGATAAATGGACTTGTAGAATCCATGAGAACTTCCCACATAGATCTCTCCATAGTACTGCCCGTTGTCACAAAACCAAAACAGTTCCGCAGCATCACTCAATTCGCTCTGGAAGTAAACGAACGCTTTGAGCACACAAAGGGACCTCGCCTGCTCTCCTTTGCAGGCATCCACCCGGATACCTCTGATTACATGGGCGAGCTCAATACCATAAAGGAGCTGGGCTTTAAAGGTATTAAACTCCACCCCGACGATCAGAAGACATTGATTGACGACATCCGATACAAACGTATCATCTCCCGCGCCTGTGAGCTGGGGCTTATCATCACCATTCATTCCGGTTATGACTGTTCGTCTCCCTGTCCAGTCCATGCAGCCCCCAGAATTCTCGCCCGTATGTTAGACGATGTAAGACCTCAAAAAGTTATTCTCGCTCACATGGGTGGAAATATCTTCTATGATGAGGTGGAACGTACTTTGATCGGAAGAGATGTATACTTGGACACAGCTTTCACACTTCGCCATATCGAATCCGATCAGATGCTGCGCATGATTCGGAATCACAGTCCTAAAAAAGTGCTGTTCGGCTCTGATGCTCCATGGACAGACCAGAAAAAAGACCTGAGGACTTTTCAGGAACTGGAACTTACGCCCATGGAAAGAGAAGATATT
Proteins encoded in this window:
- a CDS encoding amidohydrolase family protein, whose amino-acid sequence is MIIDFHTHIFPDALAPRVIPNLTHIISENPSMNGTINGLVESMRTSHIDLSIVLPVVTKPKQFRSITQFALEVNERFEHTKGPRLLSFAGIHPDTSDYMGELNTIKELGFKGIKLHPDDQKTLIDDIRYKRIISRACELGLIITIHSGYDCSSPCPVHAAPRILARMLDDVRPQKVILAHMGGNIFYDEVERTLIGRDVYLDTAFTLRHIESDQMLRMIRNHSPKKVLFGSDAPWTDQKKDLRTFQELELTPMEREDILYRNGRHLLNI